The Chroicocephalus ridibundus chromosome 3, bChrRid1.1, whole genome shotgun sequence genome includes the window TAGAGTGCTGCTATAATTGTAACCCctgtcagtagaaaaaaaataatctctgcattTATTCCCTTTCACAGGACAATATGCCCCAAGAAGCACCACGTGGTAAGGATGAGAATAAACAAGCCACAGGCGACGGATGTAAGTTATCACTACTTAATGATTTAATTGTGCGATGTAAGACTGAACTTTCTGTGTGATCAGAATGAGGGTTGTGTAAGACCTACACAGAAAAGAATGTAGCATTTAAGCAAcatcatttttaaatgcaagaaagaCCCCAAACCGTAGAAGCAGATGACCCATTCTGACCAGATTACATTGCAGAGAGAAAGTCTTTGCATTTTGGTGCTCACTTCGACGCTTCTGCAAATGAGCAGCTTCTAATAATGATTCAAATAAAACACAGTGTAGAGCTGATCAAATCTTTTACGACAAACAGTTTTTCTAGCAAAATGTGAATCTTTTACAATATTTTTGCAATGCTCCATAGACCGGCCCTCCAGCCACAAGTGCTGAGACTAGCTAACAGAGGctaaaaagccttaaaaaaaaaaagtcagaaccAGGAAGCGTGTGTTGCATCAGCCTGAGGGAACCTTTTTCTATGCCAGTACCCCCACCGTCTGCattctttttcccccaaggaTTTTGCTGCAGAGAAATGCAATTTGCTCTTTTATGTATGTAGCCCAGCAGGAAGTTCGTGcatcagctatgaaaaaaaagaCGGTGCTCAGGTATTGATGAAGTGATGCTGGTATCAATTTTATATTTCAGCAAGTGCAGAGAACACTGTgacttgtgatttatttttttccctttgaagtaCAAAAATGACAGATGATCAGCCTCCTCTTAGGCTTCCACGTAATCGTAGATTATAACAGTTCCTTGAATGGAAAGCAGTTACCTTACAGTTTCTTAACTTAATTTTCACCTTGAATGAGACTTCTTTAGAACAGTTCTAAGACTAAAAAGAACAATTTTGCAAAGTGCTACATGTGTTTATATAGTCTCTCTATATGCTATATGTACTAAATGAGATAAATTCATTCAAAGCTTAGTGCTCGGTCAAGTGAAAGTGGGTATTTTCATACCTTGAACATAATTTGATATCTGTTCTTACTGGCGTATAATTATAATCACATCTCTGTGTTTACAcgttttcctctctctccatgCAGGCGTTACTTCcttgaaagaagaaatttttccttattctAGGATGTTACCAGTAGATAACAGACTTAGAAACTTACAGATCTACAAGCTTCTTCAATGCGTTCACCAGAAAGACAAGAAGCAAATCGAAAAGCTGGTCCAGAATGGATTCCCCAATCTCATTAATTTCCCAGAGCCTGGGGAAGGATATAGTGCCCTTCATTTGGCCTGCGTTAAAAATGACACTGACATGTGCAGCTTCTTGCTGGAACAGGGAGCTCATCCAGATGTCCAGGACAAAATGGGACGTACTCCAGCAATGAGGGCAGCTGAGCTAGGCCATGAGGTGGTCTTGGATTTATTAGCGCAAGCTAAAACAGACATGACCGCTGTGGATAATGAGGGGAAAGGTAAGTAAAAGGGGACCTTACCAGACCAGAAATACCATAAAATGATTCCTTGCTGTGTTACACACTTGCTAGATGCGTTGTGTCCAATCCGTAGCGGGGAACCGTGGTTGAGGGTAATCCTTACAGCTCAGCAGAAGCTATCGGCCATCAGAGctttgatgaaaatgaaaataattctccCTGGACAGTCTAGGCCTTTATATCATAGGCCCCTCCAGCGCATAGCTGAAAGATAACTTGCAACTGAGAATTGTGTTCCTCCCATGACCTGTCACATTAAATTCTGGTTTACTCGCCAAGTTCAAAGGCCCTAAACCAGAAGTCTTTTTTGCATAAAAGAAGTTGATGGGTCCCTATTGAAGGAGTTTGTCCGTTCAGCTGTGAAACTTACAGCCCAAGTAACTTTTCTTACCATACAGTATTGCACCTGAATccctgctgttttttctttgcaggtgttttgttttactgtctTTTGCCTACAAGGCGTCACTACCACTGCACACAAATTGCCTTGGATTATGGTGCGGATGTTAACAACTGTACTGCTGATGGGAAGCCTGTATTTCTACAAGCCTGTGAGCGAGCTCATGATATTAAAGAAATATGTCTGAATTTCTTGGAAAGAGGAACAAATCCCAATGCAAGAAACCCAGTATGAGTATTTCTGTAACTAAGAACATATATACAGGAGTACAGCGTAGCTACCAGATGACTAGAGTATATGACCTTAAATCCTCACATTAAAATAATAGAGCAGTTACAAATGCTTAACGCTGTGGCCGTGCCTATTCCCTTCTTCTGTATCTCCCTTTTCTGCAAGAGCAGGGATTTAAGTCTTCTGCTTGAACCACATATCCTGATTTAGATTTTTGTAGGTTAGAGTGcaagcaaatattttacaaaaacaaGATGTTAACTGGGCCAGCTCTTAGGAGGTGTGGTTCTCTGTACTTCAGCGGAGCAATACTGATTTGTACTTTGCCTTAATGTGCCCTAAGGTTTTTAGAGTTGAAATAATATTCACTAAAAGGTGAGTCCAGCATGAAAAATGTGATGGGGAATCAAGGCAGGGACAAGGCATAAGAAACTCCTTTCTCACTTTTGTATGTCTCAGTCATTTATTTGATTACTTCTGTAATTTAACAAAGACCTGAAGGACTAAAGCTCTGTGCCGATGATCAAGTCAAGGAGCTCAAGCTTCCCCTAAAAGCTGCCCGTGGGTTTTGCTTTGGTCCTGGTTTTGCAGTATCCTCCCTAGCTTGTAGCTATAGCAAAACCTATGTTTGGACATCCTCATCCTTCATGCACTCAGTGTCCCTCCAATATgagaaacctgtatttttttggtAATATGGTGGGCACATACCTGGTCGCATAATGGGAATGGTTTGCCAGGCCCAGAGAAAGACAGATATCGGGGAAGAACGTATGGTTCAGTGGAACATatccacagctcactgctctcttTGCCCCTCTGTGGAGTGGCAAGTCAGGTATTCTAAGTGCTGCTGTGGGCCGACATGTTAATAGCAGGCGATCCCTATGCTCTGTTCTTGGGAAGGTCACCAGATCTACCAAAGTCAGCCATTATAAAGAAAATAGGTACTGCTAATCACAAACATACACTGTTATCTAAAAAAATACATAGCACTAATGTATTAGAATGTGATCTTTTCCTCTCAGATAGAACAGTAGTGGAGTTCCCGAGTTGCTCTGTCTTCCCTATAGCACTCTTCCAGCCATAGCTCCTTATGCTCTTTCACGATAGAGGTGGTATTTTGTGTTAAATTTTGTAAACGTGCATGAGAGCATGCACATAGAATAAAGAATTCCTTAACTAAGGAATTGATTTTCATGGGGACTATTCAAGGGACTCAAGTTACTAATGTATTTGAGTTGCTGGGATTTGACTACACATATTCTGGCAGCATTATGACTAAATTCTAAAAGTTGACCTACAAATGTCTTTGAAACTATTAGACTTGTCTCCTTTTTTTGGTAATGCCTAAAAAGGAGACCTTCAGTTTTATGCCACCTTGCAACAATCAGATCGTATTGTTCCAACCTGAATTAGCATACGAAACAAATtctgaattgttttctttctgccttgcAGGCTACGGGTCGCACAGCCTTAATGGAAGCTGCAAGAGAAGGCGTTCTTGAGCTGGTGCGTGGTCTACTTGAGAGAGGAGTCGATGTTAACCTGTTTGACCTTGAAAGACACAGTGCCGCACATTTTGCGGCCAAAGGAGGCTTTTTTGAGGTAGCGTCGTTTGTGGTGTTAAAGCATGGCTGCAAAACCAAACCTGGGGTGGTTTTCCgtttgatttttttggggttggctggtttttttggttggcgTTCTGTGTGTTTATTTGGTTGGCTTTGTTTTGAGTCCAGTATCTCAGCTGATCAAAGCATAATAATCAGCAATCAAAAGCAGCTTTCTTTGTATGCATCAAAGGGAATCTAGCAGGGACAGAATCTCTCTCATAATTGCATAGCCTTTTTTGGTAAGGTACCTCTGAGTGCGTGTGCTAGTGTGCCTGTCTGGTGTGACCAGCTCCACTGGAGAGCTCGTCTCTCTCAACGTGTAACGTGTCACAGCTGTGTAACTTGGATGAAACATTACCGTTATAAGAAGGACCGATGCAGACAAGCTGCAGGGTAGGCAAGTATATAAAGTTACGCAGTTTTGATTGTGCATGCAACATGAGCGTCACTTTAAGACAGCGGCCTGTGGTAGTCTGGCAGGTGTGAAGACGTTCAGTTGTAGACATCAAGGACCAAGGTTCTGTTTCCTCAGTTAGGTAAGCACAGCACTATAGAAAGCTTGAACGTTATGTGCCCGTTGATCAGCAGGGCATGAGAGAGAAGTTCACTATCTAAACTGGGAACATATGATATCGCATTTATTTGGAAGTCATTCTCACACTTCCCCATCTTCAGAAACAGACAAGATTTTTTGTAGTACTGTCTTTGTTTTTCTAGATTTTGAGGATTATTTCAGCATATAACGGAGATTTGGGCCTGATTGCTATGAATGGTAACACGCCGCTTCATTATGCTGCGGAGGGAGGATTTGCAAATTGCTGCAAGTTTATAGGACAAAGAGGTACATTAAAAATAAGTTACACCACAACTATCAcatatattctttttctgtgataACGGAAAGATTTCACTTTGACATTTATGAAAGATTGGACTCTCTGAGGTATCACGTGGCATATGTAATTCTCATTAATAAGTGCCTAACATAGGCTATTATGACTTATTTCTACTAATGTGGCTGAGATAAAACATTCCTTAAAGAAAGCGGCAGAAACGTCGTGGGTTTGTACAATTTAGAACTGAACTGTATTAAGTGGGTCTGGTTTTAGTTGTATTTAGAAGTATTACATTGAAACTTCcactaaaaaattaatttttggtttGCTGGTCACTTAAAACAATTATCTCAGTGTAGTCATGGAGAAAACTCGGCGCCCCTGGGCACTGAAACATACTCCAACGAAGCTATGATCATTTTCTAACTTAATCAGGTAATTACATCACGTCAAGATTTGATTCAAGAGCACCATGCAAAATCCTATATTCTGCTCTTGTGATTCAAACGTTTAACTAGTGGTCCATTGCCAAATTGCAAGGCTGGGGTACAGGACAGTGAGTGACATTTTTATCTTAGTTTGTTTGTCCTTAATGTTGTTTAccactttaattaaaaatgtaaaaatttcacTGAACTTCTGCCTTCCTATAGATAGTCATGAGGGGACAAGTAAGTAGAGCATGGTTTGCCCAATGAATCTTCCTTTGGGAAACAAATACGGACACGCAGTTAACCTTCCAGTCTGAGATCACTGATGCGGTTCCATCTACCGTGACTATTCGTAGTTAAGATGGTATAAAATCGTAGGGCTGTGGCAATGAGTTGCATGTATATTACAAGTCTCTTGTATTACCTAATTAGGAATTCCACTGAATCAGTGAAATCCAATCAGTGAAACTGTGTCCATGTTTTTAGGCTGTGATCCTACGTGGACAAACTTGTTAACAAAGACCCCAAGAGCCATTGCCAAGGAAGGCGGTTTTAAAGCAGCAGTAGCAGAATTGCGTAAAATCGAAAATACATTTAAGAAACAGTCCAAGCCTGATGCTAAGGAGGACAACCCCCGCTGGGCACTGAGACTGTATGACTGGTCCTTAGAGCACCAGCCTGCCCTCCGCAAGGCATTTGAGGCTGTTGACCAAGGAGATGGGACTGTAGCTAAAGACGATTTTATAGCAGTCATTCAGAAGCAGTGTGCCTTCGTGAACGCTGAACAAATACAGACTATTGCTGAAATACATGAAGGATCTCAGTCTGAGGGAATCAGcacagaagaattttttaaaggCTCTAAATACTTGCAGAAAAGCTGCCTTATAACATCCTTTGGACCCAAAGGGAAGAAGGcgaagaaagggaagaaacggAGAGGCAAAAGAGGTATCGCCATCCCCGTGCCGATTTGCGTTATTCCGAAAAGCGCGTGTCTGCTTCGGGAAGATGGCTTGCCTGTGTACATGATTGAGGCGGTTCAGAACATCGCCGATAGCTGCCATTTTAACCGAGACCACCCGTCTGCCCATCCCGTGCACGATGACCGTGCCTGGTATATAGATGAGCCAAGGAAGGTGTACATGAATATTAACTACCTCGTCAGAGGAGGAGACATTCTGTCTCTACAGAAAGCATTTGAGGAGGGCGTGCCAGTAGACATACAAGATAAATATTACAAAACACCTTTGATGACTGCATGTGCAAGTGGGAACATAGATGTTGTGCAGTATCTTCTGGAACAGGGGTAAGAccatttcagagatttttttctaaatttctattTTGGAAGAGCTTTCAAAAGCATAAATTCCAGTAAACATTTGGATACAGCggactgtggtttgttttctatttatataACATTTAATATTAAAGTTAGTTCCATAAGATCCTGAGCTACAGAGGGTTagtttactcttttttttttttttttttcacattttagtaACAGGGAAATAGAAACACCCAAGAAGTAAGTTCCCAGGTCTGAAATTTTTGGTGTTTGGGCTGTTGACATTTGGTCACATGCAGAGTACCTACAAATCCAGTCGATTGGAACTGCAGTTAGTTCATACCTACGGCTCAAACAGTGCATCCTCAAAACTGAGCACTCGAAATCTGAAGCTGAAGTGACTCGCCTGAAATTATCAAGGTACTCTTAGCTGAATCATCAGGGCAAACCTGCACTTTCCTGTTCCACATGCCAGGGCCTTTGCATGCAAATGTTTTAAGGGGATAAGCCTTATAATCGCTTCCCTCTGCAGCCTCAGCAAGCTGAAGCAGCAGGATTTACACCAGAAGCATGGGCTGCTATTTGGTGTGTTCCTCGCTTTAGAAGTGCTTCAGTAATTTTGTGGCCTACAGACACACTTGGGAAAAATCTCAGCAACCGCTTAGAAATGAAAGCAATTTAAGAAAGATTGAGTCATACTTGTGTAATAGCataatctcttcttttttattgttgGACTGCTGTAGTCCTACAGTCATTCACATAAACACTTAAATTAGCATGTTTCAAagatacatagaatcatagggttggcagggacctctggagatcatctagtccaacccccctgccagagcagggtcacccagagtaggttgcacaggaatgtgtccaggtgggtttggaatgtctccagagttggagactccgccacctctctgggcagcctgtgccagggctctgccaccctcaaagaaaagaagttcctcctcatgtttaggtggaacttcctatgctcaagtttgtgcccattacctcttgtcctgtccccaggcaccactgaaaagagcctggccccatcctcctgacacccaccctttcagcatttttaagtgttgataaggtcccccctcagttttttccagactgaagagacccaaatccctcagcctttcctcataagagaggtgttccagtctcctaatcatcttggtagctctctgctgcaccctctccagcagttccctgtctttcttcaaccagggagcccagaactggacacagcactccacgTGTGGCCttaccaaggcagagtagagggggaggatgacctccctccacctgctggccacactcttcttgctgcaccccaggatgccattggcctttttggccacaagggcacattgctggctcatggtcaccctgttgtccaccaggactcccaggtctctttcagctgagctgctctccagcaggtcagcccccaagctgtcctggtgcatggggttattcctccccaggtgcagcaccctacacttgcccttattgaatttcataaggttcctctctgcccagctttccagcctgtccaggtctctctggatggcggcacagccttccggtgtgtcagccacccccccagctttgtgtcatccgcaaacttgctgagggtgcactctatcccctcgtccaggccattgatgaatatattgaagaggactggacccagtactgacccctggggaacaccactcgtcactgacctccaactagactctgtgcccctaatcgcgaccctctgagctctgtctttcagccagttatcGCTCCACCTTACTGTCCAGTCATCAAGCCCACTCGTCccaagcttccctatgaggatgctgtgggagaccgtgtcgaactaCTTCCATTAGTTTTGTTCTCCACC containing:
- the ANKEF1 gene encoding ankyrin repeat and EF-hand domain-containing protein 1 isoform X1, whose product is MPQEAPRGKDENKQATGDGCVTSLKEEIFPYSRMLPVDNRLRNLQIYKLLQCVHQKDKKQIEKLVQNGFPNLINFPEPGEGYSALHLACVKNDTDMCSFLLEQGAHPDVQDKMGRTPAMRAAELGHEVVLDLLAQAKTDMTAVDNEGKGVLFYCLLPTRRHYHCTQIALDYGADVNNCTADGKPVFLQACERAHDIKEICLNFLERGTNPNARNPATGRTALMEAAREGVLELVRGLLERGVDVNLFDLERHSAAHFAAKGGFFEILRIISAYNGDLGLIAMNGNTPLHYAAEGGFANCCKFIGQRGCDPTWTNLLTKTPRAIAKEGGFKAAVAELRKIENTFKKQSKPDAKEDNPRWALRLYDWSLEHQPALRKAFEAVDQGDGTVAKDDFIAVIQKQCAFVNAEQIQTIAEIHEGSQSEGISTEEFFKGSKYLQKSCLITSFGPKGKKAKKGKKRRGKRGIAIPVPICVIPKSACLLREDGLPVYMIEAVQNIADSCHFNRDHPSAHPVHDDRAWYIDEPRKVYMNINYLVRGGDILSLQKAFEEGVPVDIQDKYYKTPLMTACASGNIDVVQYLLEQGADVNATDNFLWTPLHHACYNGHLDIAELIVKAGAAVDAPAIGNATPLMRAIEICRLDMVYFLIEAGADIEMTNSNGKNALDIAKVFADTRIIDLLQNKLENLPEVLEKKEAGKEKVVKPKSPSTLTPVEVQAVKKEPPQVSLPVLEKPILEKTTRSLKDSVNYLNSLITSGATKKGDIAFKPRKIWTPEAATEELVRKQELLRERFALNGHSESFTTPFNRKVTE
- the ANKEF1 gene encoding ankyrin repeat and EF-hand domain-containing protein 1 isoform X2 translates to MRGKVFCFTVFCLQGVTTTAHKLPWIMVRMLTTVLLMGSLYFYKPATGRTALMEAAREGVLELVRGLLERGVDVNLFDLERHSAAHFAAKGGFFEILRIISAYNGDLGLIAMNGNTPLHYAAEGGFANCCKFIGQRGCDPTWTNLLTKTPRAIAKEGGFKAAVAELRKIENTFKKQSKPDAKEDNPRWALRLYDWSLEHQPALRKAFEAVDQGDGTVAKDDFIAVIQKQCAFVNAEQIQTIAEIHEGSQSEGISTEEFFKGSKYLQKSCLITSFGPKGKKAKKGKKRRGKRGIAIPVPICVIPKSACLLREDGLPVYMIEAVQNIADSCHFNRDHPSAHPVHDDRAWYIDEPRKVYMNINYLVRGGDILSLQKAFEEGVPVDIQDKYYKTPLMTACASGNIDVVQYLLEQGADVNATDNFLWTPLHHACYNGHLDIAELIVKAGAAVDAPAIGNATPLMRAIEICRLDMVYFLIEAGADIEMTNSNGKNALDIAKVFADTRIIDLLQNKLENLPEVLEKKEAGKEKVVKPKSPSTLTPVEVQAVKKEPPQVSLPVLEKPILEKTTRSLKDSVNYLNSLITSGATKKGDIAFKPRKIWTPEAATEELVRKQELLRERFALNGHSESFTTPFNRKVTE